From Streptomyces sp. 6-11-2, one genomic window encodes:
- the ectA gene encoding diaminobutyrate acetyltransferase yields the protein MTAAQADLHSPHTELPEALRIERPSPADGAALWRLAKESGTLDVNSSYSYLLWCRDFAATSAVARGADGEPVGFVTGYVRPDRPYTLLVWQVAVDAGHRGRGLAARLLDALTARVAAEVGLTSVETTITPGNAASERLFTSYAARHGAAVEREVLFGAEQFPDGPHDPEVLHRIGPLSF from the coding sequence ATGACTGCCGCCCAAGCAGACCTGCATTCCCCCCACACAGAATTGCCCGAGGCGCTCCGCATCGAGCGCCCCTCCCCCGCCGACGGCGCCGCACTCTGGCGACTCGCGAAGGAATCCGGGACGCTCGATGTGAACTCCTCGTACAGCTATCTCCTCTGGTGCCGCGACTTCGCCGCCACGTCCGCGGTGGCGCGCGGCGCCGACGGCGAGCCGGTCGGTTTCGTCACCGGATACGTGCGGCCCGACCGTCCGTACACCCTGCTCGTGTGGCAGGTGGCGGTGGACGCGGGCCACCGCGGCCGGGGCCTGGCCGCCCGGCTGCTGGACGCGCTCACTGCCCGGGTCGCCGCCGAGGTCGGGCTCACCTCCGTGGAGACCACGATCACCCCGGGCAACGCCGCCTCCGAGCGGCTCTTCACCTCCTACGCCGCCCGGCACGGCGCCGCGGTCGAGCGCGAAGTCCTTTTCGGGGCCGAGCAGTTCCCGGACGGACCGCACGACCCGGAGGTCCTCCACCGGATCGGTCCGCTCTCCTTCTGA
- a CDS encoding alanine--glyoxylate aminotransferase family protein, with product MTNPFLDLAPLSADRFASIEDRVTRLLGTEQDVVIMQGEALLPLEGAIRGTAGPGTTALNVITGPYGQTFGNWLRDCGATVYDLSVPYHTAVTADQVREAFAEHPEIDFVSLVHAEAATGNTNPVAEIGKAVTEQGALFYLDAVASVGAEPVLPDAWGVDLCVIGAQKAMGGPAGVSAVSVSERAWARMAANPQAPRRSYLSLLDWKERWIGGGRKALLHAPAQLEMLALEACLERIEAAGLDAVMDRHARAAAATRAGAPALGGGLEPYVHNALEAAPVATTLRAPSDIDASELVAHALAADPALPLAAGGGPLAKEMIRVNHYGADATRDVVEASLTALGAALTGLGATVDVAAARNAVAEAWRR from the coding sequence GTGACGAACCCGTTCCTGGACCTCGCTCCGCTGAGCGCCGACCGATTCGCCTCGATCGAGGACCGGGTGACGCGGCTGCTGGGCACCGAGCAGGATGTCGTGATCATGCAGGGCGAGGCGCTGCTTCCGCTGGAGGGCGCGATCAGGGGGACCGCCGGTCCCGGCACGACCGCGCTGAACGTGATCACCGGGCCGTACGGGCAGACGTTCGGCAACTGGCTGCGCGACTGCGGCGCGACGGTGTACGACCTGTCGGTGCCGTACCACACTGCGGTCACGGCGGACCAGGTCAGGGAGGCTTTCGCCGAGCACCCGGAGATCGACTTCGTGTCGCTGGTGCACGCGGAGGCCGCGACCGGCAACACGAATCCGGTCGCGGAGATCGGCAAGGCCGTGACGGAGCAGGGCGCCCTGTTCTACCTGGACGCCGTGGCCTCGGTCGGCGCGGAACCGGTGCTGCCGGACGCGTGGGGTGTGGACCTGTGCGTGATCGGGGCGCAGAAGGCGATGGGCGGGCCGGCCGGGGTGTCGGCGGTGTCGGTCAGCGAGCGCGCCTGGGCCCGGATGGCGGCGAACCCGCAGGCGCCGCGCCGCTCCTACCTGTCCCTGCTGGACTGGAAGGAGCGCTGGATCGGCGGCGGCCGCAAGGCGCTGCTGCACGCGCCCGCGCAGTTGGAGATGCTGGCGCTCGAGGCCTGCCTGGAGCGCATCGAGGCGGCCGGCCTGGACGCGGTGATGGACCGCCACGCCCGTGCCGCCGCGGCGACCCGCGCGGGTGCGCCGGCCCTGGGCGGGGGCCTGGAGCCGTACGTGCACAACGCCCTGGAGGCGGCCCCGGTCGCCACCACTCTGCGGGCCCCGTCGGACATCGACGCCTCCGAGCTGGTGGCCCACGCCCTGGCGGCCGACCCCGCCCTCCCGCTGGCCGCGGGCGGCGGCCCGCTCGCCAAGGAGATGATCCGCGTCAACCACTACGGGGCCGACGCGACCCGGGACGTGGTCGAGGCCTCCCTGACGGCCCTGGGCGCCGCCCTGACCGGCCTCGGCGCGACCGTGGACGTCGCGGCCGCGAGGAACGCGGTCGCGGAGGCCTGGCGCCGGTAG
- a CDS encoding amidohydrolase family protein, translating into MSDRAVLHVKGRVLVGPDEDQVRDELWVVGGRISYDRPAGATDVTTVEGWVLPGLVDAHCHVGLDEHGPVPDDVSEKQALTDREAGTLLLRDAGSPSDTRWIDEREDLPKIIRAGRHIARTRRYIRNYAWEIEPEDLVAHVAQEARRGDGWVKLVGDWIDRDLGDLSACWPREAAEAAIAEAHRLGARVTAHCFAEDSLRDLVEAGIDCVEHATGLTEDLIPLFAERGVAIVPTLVNIATFPRLADGGEARFPRWSAHMRRLHERRYDTVRAAYDAGIPVYVGTDAGGSLPHGLAAAEVAELVTAGIPPLEALSATTWAARTWLGRPGLDEGAPADLVVYAEDPRADVRVLAAPRRVVLNGKVVG; encoded by the coding sequence ATGAGCGATCGCGCGGTGCTGCACGTGAAGGGTCGGGTGCTCGTCGGCCCGGACGAGGACCAGGTCCGGGACGAGTTGTGGGTGGTCGGCGGCCGGATCTCCTACGACCGTCCCGCCGGCGCCACCGACGTGACGACCGTCGAGGGCTGGGTGCTGCCCGGCCTGGTCGACGCGCACTGCCACGTCGGCCTCGACGAGCACGGACCGGTGCCCGACGACGTCTCGGAGAAGCAGGCTCTCACCGACCGCGAGGCCGGCACCCTCCTCCTCCGGGACGCGGGCTCGCCCTCGGACACCCGCTGGATCGACGAGCGCGAGGACCTGCCGAAGATCATCCGTGCGGGCCGCCACATCGCCCGCACCCGCCGCTACATCCGCAACTACGCCTGGGAGATCGAGCCGGAGGACCTGGTCGCCCACGTCGCCCAGGAGGCCCGGCGCGGTGACGGCTGGGTCAAGCTGGTCGGCGACTGGATCGACCGCGACCTCGGCGACCTGTCGGCCTGCTGGCCGCGCGAGGCGGCCGAGGCGGCGATAGCGGAGGCCCACCGCCTGGGCGCGCGCGTGACGGCCCACTGCTTCGCGGAGGACTCCCTGCGCGACCTGGTCGAGGCGGGCATCGACTGCGTCGAGCACGCCACGGGCTTGACCGAGGACCTGATCCCGCTGTTCGCCGAACGCGGCGTCGCGATCGTCCCGACCCTCGTCAACATCGCGACCTTCCCCCGCCTCGCCGACGGCGGCGAGGCCAGGTTCCCGCGCTGGTCGGCCCATATGCGCCGGCTGCACGAACGCCGCTACGACACGGTCCGGGCCGCCTACGACGCCGGCATCCCGGTCTACGTCGGCACCGACGCCGGCGGCTCCCTGCCCCACGGCCTGGCGGCCGCCGAGGTCGCCGAACTGGTCACGGCCGGCATCCCGCCGCTCGAAGCCCTCTCGGCGACGACCTGGGCCGCCCGGACCTGGCTGGGCCGCCCCGGCCTCGACGAGGGCGCCCCCGCCGACCTCGTGGTCTACGCCGAGGACCCGCGCGCGGACGTGCGCGTACTGGCGGCACCGCGGCGGGTGGTCCTGAACGGCAAGGTGGTCGGCTGA